From a single Nicotiana tabacum cultivar K326 chromosome 8, ASM71507v2, whole genome shotgun sequence genomic region:
- the LOC107783357 gene encoding ribosome biogenesis regulatory protein homolog encodes MEAAAQESYALDLGNLMASYPHHSFASPPISREELVKECLQEGTKLVQAIADALFNLPSTESPDGPLVKLPQPNTRLPREKPLPKPKPPTKWEVFAKKKGIQKRKKDKVVFDEQTGSWKRRHGYDRVNDDKDVPIIEAKETDEPGQDPFAKRQEEKKKRVEKQQKNRLSNLKEAAKAGALPSHVQLAATALPITGTQAAPRKISKDELGNVAGMAANATASGGKFDKKLPGEKPLKHDKKYRKFLPVAEGSGMGSLEKQQTEKVLNKLMAKNSHEILNVQKAVNMYNVKKDKNRRNQGGKSSSTPSKLKVKKSPYKKTSSKGPTSIKGKSK; translated from the exons atggAGGCGGCTGCTCAAGAATCATACGCGCTGGACTTAGGAAATCTCATGGCTTCATACCCACATCACAGCTTTGCTTCTCCGCCTATTTCCAG GGAGGAACTTGTGAAGGAGTGTCTACAGGAGGGAACCAAGTTAGTTCAAGCTATTGCAGATGCCCTCTTCAACTTACCTTCAACAGAAAGTCCTGATGGTCCTCTAGTCAAGTTGCCTCAACCAAATACGAGATTACCTCGAGAGAAGCCT CTTCCAAAGCCTAAACCTCCTACAAAATGGGaagtgttcgcgaagaagaaag GTATACAAAAACGTAAGAAAGACAAGGTTGTTTTTGATGAACAAACTGGTTCATGGAAGCGCCGACATGGCTACGATCGTGTAAATGATGACAAAGATGTGCCAATCATTGAAGCCAAGGAAACTGATG AGCCTGGTCAAGATCCTTTTGCTAAGagacaagaagaaaagaagaagagagtagAAAAGCAACAGAAAAATCGATTAAGTAACTTGAAGGAAGCTGCAAAAGCTGGTGCCTTGCCAAG TCATGTTCAGCTTGCTGCCACAGCACTGCCTATAACAGGAACACAAGCTGCACCAAGGAAAATTAGCAAGGATGAACTCGGCAATGTCGCTGGAATGGCAGCAAATGCAACAGCTAGTGGCGGAAAATTTGACAAGAAGTTGCCTGGGGAAAAACCCCTAAAACATGATAAGAAGTACCGTAAG TTCCTACCAGTTGCAGAAGGATCAGGAATGGGCTCCTTAGAGAAACAGCAAACCGAAAAGGTTCTAAACAAATTGATGGCCAAGAATTCCCACGAGATACTCAATGTGCAAAAG GCTGTAAACATGTACAATGTGAAAAAGGACAAGAACCGAAGGAACCAAGGAGGGAAATCGTCATCAACTCCAAGCAAGTTGAAAGTGAAGAAGTCACCTTACAAGAAAACATCATCAAAAGGGCCTACTTCAATTAAAGGAAAATCCAAGTGA
- the LOC107829188 gene encoding uncharacterized protein LOC107829188 produces MFRSFLLKAVYKQLSYHPAVTKQLCRHPFQFHPERGMHSRNKKAMEYIARGWNALQEVDRVIDYCELNDKRLIPSLRTAKENFELALEADNSNTHARYWLSKLHLKYHVPGACKAVGAALLVEAAEMGDPDAQFELGCRLRVENEYVQSDQQAFYYLEKAVDQLHPGALYLLGAVYLTGDCVKRDVGSALWCFHRASEKGHAGAAIAYGSLLLQGVELPESITKFLVKRGSSSRISRRNGVDPELNPIELAREQFEIAAKAGSDLGFRWLKRLEEEEKRLLSS; encoded by the exons ATGTTTAGATCATTTCTTCTAAAGGCTGTCTATAAACAGCTTAGTTATCATCCAGCTGTCACTAAACAGCTTTGTCGTCATCCTTTTCAGTTCCATCCAGAG AGAGGAATGCACAGCAGAAATAAGAAGGCGATGGAGTACATTGCTAGGGGGTGGAATGCTCTGCAGGAAGTTGATAGAGTAATTGATTATTGTGAGCTTAATGACAAGCGTCTCATTCCTTCACTTAGG ACAGCAAAGGAGAATTTTGAGTTGGCTCTGGAAGCAGACAACTCAAATACCCATGCAAGATATTGGCTTTCAAAACTGCATCTCAAGTACCATGTCCCCGGGGCATGCAAAGCTGT AGGGGCTGCTTTATTAGTGGAAGCTGCAGAGATGGGTGATCCAGATGCTCAATTTGAATTAGGTTGCCGTCTAAGAGTTGAG AACGAGTATGTGCAATCAGATCAGCAAGCATTTTACTACTTGGAGAAGGCTGTTGACCAG ttgcATCCAGGTGCACTTTACCTCTTAGGTGCTGTGTATCTTACTGGGGATTGCGTGAAAAGGGATGTTGGCTCTGCATTGTGGTGTTTCCATAGAGCATCTGAGAAG GGTCATGCTGGAGCAGCTATAGCTTATGGATCCCTTCTACTGCAAG GTGTGGAACTTCCGGAATCAATAACAAAATTTTTAGTGAAGCGGGGGTCCTCAAGCAGAATATCGAGGAGGAATGGAGTTGATCCTGAGCTTAATCCGATTGAGCTGGCCAGAGAACAATTTGAAATTGCTGCAAAAGCAGGATCTGACCTTGGATTTAGATGGTTAAAAAGACTTGAGGAGGAAGAGAAACGTCTGCTGTCGTCCTAG